The genomic segment gtgaatgtggtgtggtaagattgttcccgtgaGGAAAGCTCtggatatgctcatcatgattaatgggtcaagttattgactgcagattcaattagCAGGTATGCATCTAAGGCAGATAATGAAGCCTGGTGGTGGTTacacagaggctgggagttacaaccagggtattagttcttcatatgctcctatgaattttcaccAGATGTTCgtagatttgcaatcaagattgcagaggcatgaggaagagatcaggtgtctgaagcaacagGGGAACCTGTCGGGAAACacttcttccttggttatgccaggggtggcattagctttggctcagcctagtgttgagaacagatgggaatttctctatggaagattccaggagtatttccctccagtctttgagggaggcctagatccatttagagctgaacaatggatgggcatgatcagttccattctggacagtatggggctggtgggtcacgatagggtgatccgtgctacatttgtattgcgggatgatgcccagacgtggtgggaagtagtatcccagacacgagacacatctgtgatggattggaaagaatttaggtagctgtttaatgagatgtattattgtgatgtagccaagactgctaagatgaatgagtttgtgaatctcgttcagggaaaggcatcagtaacagagtatgttaacagatttgatgggttggccaagttcgctcttgacatggtacccacagatgtagctcggaaggaaaagtttgttcagggattgaatcctggaatagctcgaggcattagagttgccccaatgCATGAAGTCtatacctatgctcaggtggtagagaaggctcttgctattgagGGCGCAGGACATCAGATTGGGCAGAATAGTGCTGGAAAGCACAGAGCTCAGGTAgtggtacctccatttattggagcaagtaagaaggAAAGTCGGAACACTTATCCAGTATGCGCTCAGTGCAAGAGGCATCAtatgggagaatgccgagcaagggcatgtttctcatgtaaaatgtttggacatcgtaagaaggattgcccaatgctaagaaaggatgagaaaaaggggatggacagctcgactccatctcgagtgtttattccgaggcagtcagagtctgagactgagactagttcctcaggggtggcagatcagttttctagttctgattttttagttatgctgattggttttggtgccatgctgttcctttgtttattgcatatagagaagcataaagatgacatgcagatcacatggttatgttatgatgggaatGGGAATGCgatactgtattggtgatttaagagatcagttgggttatgatgaaaaggactcatcagtgattttgataaagctggttatgactggctttagGATGATcaaggatatggattggttaagtaagtatAGGGCAATAGTAAATGGTAaagaaaggatagtaactcttgggcttgagagtgggaaacttgtgacagttggcacggtgtatggattttgtatgcttatgacatctgtattgagagctagagtgttattgcagggagatgcatggaactctttgctagtgtggtggatatcacttagattgtgccagtgaaATCAGGACAGGCTGGAgtagtctgtgaatttctggatgtacttccaggggatttgccagggttcctttatgtgaagagatagaatggtaaaTGGATTGGTGCCAGTAATGGAAACAGGTtttagggcactgttttgaatggctcagtagagttgtaagaattaaaggttcatcCAGTGAGTGAGATgatattctctaaggtggatcttggatctggttagtaccagttagagaCCAAGGAGAAGGTTGATCAGAAGACTATTATAttggataagggcactgggagtgctgagttatgatttggAGAGTTTGATTAATGTTGAGTTGTCTTGTTGGGTCAGatggacagagcattcaaaggtttatttgaatgggatttgtgatcgtctttgaCGATGGTATAGTGGTGTATTCTCTGTGGAAATTTGcgaaggtcaaggaacgcctcaggggcaggagtttccttgagTAATAAGGATATTACATGTAtcttgggaaagagttctgagtcttcttgcagatcaggaTTAGTTTGGAGGTTGTTATGATACCTCAGTgacagagaaaagtgattgactaTACAACAtattggttaaaggatctgaccaaaaCTATAATAGAGTTCTGGTGGGTCAagtggccagttttatgtttgagattactatctcagagaGGATCAAAAGGAAagcaattaagtgaaccacagataggaaagattgaggagtaagtcttagctggattagctaaggatctagcagtgtcaggtatgaatttattatggtataaggaccggacttgggatccgatggacattgagattaattgggagattctggatgaatctcatgctactctttattctcttcattcaggcatcatgacaATGTACCAGAGTTTGAAAGTCTTATAGTGGTGGCCTGTGATGGAAAGGGACATAATGGTATATGTGGCAAAGTTCCTAACCTGTTAGCATGTCATGACAGAGTATCAAAAATCAGTAAGGTcgttgtagcctttgagtattttataatggaaataagaaaacatcgcgatgggtttgcCCAAgttagtgggtcagcgtgatttggatggggtcattatggaccagtatttaaagtgagccacttctatcagtaaggacaggtaacacagctgatcagtaatcagatctctatgtgaaagagatagtgcgccttcatgaaattcaaggtctatcttatcagatgaagactctattgttacttccaggttttggaagggttaagaaagGCAATAAGTATACCAGTaaggttgtaaacactgagagccctaccggtagggcttaaagtgaagcccctataggagaattcctatatatatatttatatatatataggaattctcctataggggcttcactttaagccctaccggtagggctctcagtgttctcaatccgtgaacagttttcggcgcgattcttttttttatgactgtgtatattgtagctatttagaggatcctgcaaattttcagaaaattccgaatagtttacagtaccaaaaactaggttcaaacatgttattgcatacgtgactaatttttttaacaaTCAACCAttaacattataaaaaaaataaaaaatattaataaaaataaaaataaaataaaacattcaAGATGAATTATATAGTCAAAGACTGAATAATAACTACTTCCAAGTTGAGAAGGGAATCAACTCTTAATCGGTCAAAGCTTGAGTTTGTAACAGGTGTTGAACGACCTTCTCAAAATTCGCAAAAGACGAACCCGAACCGGCGCTCGTTGCTTCAAACGCCATGTTTCTCCACCACTGAGCTTTCTTCTTCATAGCTTCACCCTTTTCTCCATCCATTAACTCTATCACCAAACGCTGTATCTCATCTCTCTTGGCATCACTCTCAATCTCCATACCAATCCCCCATTCTTCGCAACTGTACCTGCAATTAGTCTGTTGCTCAGCGAAGAAGGGCCAGCACAGCATCGGAACGCCGCCGCAGATACTCTCCAGCGTCGAGTTCCACCCACTATGTGTCAAGAAACCCCCTACGGCCTTGTGGTTCAGCACCTGTTCTTGAGGGCACCAACTCGTTAACAAACTCCGGTTCTCCGTCGCCGTCGCGAACTCTGGCGTAAGCACCGCCGTTTCGCCGGCGACAAGGTCTGGACGTATGACCCAAAGAAACGTTTTGTTGCTGTTGGCTAGTCCCCATGCGAACTCAATAAGTTGAGCCGGCGTCATCACGGTGATGCTCCCAAAATTTACGTAAACGACTGAGTTGGGTTCTTTAGAATCAAGCCAGTCGAGGCAAGTAAGATCTTCTTTCCAGAGGTTTGACCCAACGGAGTTGGGAATGGTCGAGGGGATTTGATTGGCTAAGAGGCTGAGGGAGCCGATTGAGTATACGGGTGGAGCCAGAATGGTCTTGAGTGAGTCCAAAACGTCGTGTTCAAGATCGTAAAAGGTGTTTAAAATGACTGCCGAAGCTTTCTGTACTCGTTCGATTTCGGTCAGTATAAACTTTATCATGTTATCATTTGGATCAGTTGTTCTTATGAAGGTTGGTATGTCCCTTAATCGGATGTTTTTCATACCCGGTATCCAATCTAATGGAGTATTCAAATACCCATTTGTAAGGTAACTCTCATCTGCAAATTCACACAAAAGacaaaaagaaaatatcagtaaGGGTAGTAACTCTCATATATAAGTGTTGCATTATTAAAGCTAATTGCTTAGCTAAAAATGTCAACTACAGATATAATGGAGTCAACGAATCATACGGATAGATATACTTCACGTCAGaacaattatataaataaatatattgaacCAGTTACAATAAATGAAGATGATAAGAATACTGGTCGTGGCTTTTGATGGCAGAGAAACATGTTATGATGTACGCGTTTGGAGACAAATAAACAGAGTTGATCAATGGAAAATGAGCCACGTTGTTCATTCGATAagtatacacatatatatatatatgtatgtatgtacctTTTAATGGAGTAAGACCCCTTTCGATGAGTCCTTTGTAATGAACGTAACCCATGAAACCGCAAGCACTAGTAGTCCAGAATAGAACTTCAGGGATACCAAGCTCTTCAGCCGCGTCAAGAGTAAAGCTCATAACCCCATCGGAGACGACACAGGTGACCGGAGGAACAACTGGTGAAGAGTTCAACTTGGCCAGAAGGTTTTTGAAAGGAACTAAGCTATGCCTAGGAGTTGAGTAACACAAAGCGGGTATGTCTTGGGTTGCGTCCACGTCGGTGGGAGGGAGACCGTCGGGAATGGTTTCGAACTGGAACGAGGGCAGACCGTCAAGAGAGTTTGGTCCACGAGCCTTGAGCAGGCGTTTGTGGTTGAACTCTGTGTTGACGAAGGTTATATGAAACCCTCTGGAGTGGAGCAGTTTGGCTAGTTTAAGCATAGGGTTTATGTGTCCCTGAGCTGGGAAGGGTATGCAAACGGCGTGAGGTTTTTCGAGTAAAGAAATGGAACCCATTACTGTTGTTGTTGAGGATAAAGGAAGTGAAAAAATATTGCCAGAGTTTTGGAAAAATGGAGATAATATGACTCTGTTTTGAAAAGCAAGTGTGGATTGGAGAGAGAGATATGTAGCATGATTTATAGGGCTAGAAGATACCAAACCGCCAAAAAAAGAAAagtcttttcttcttttttattggtATTTTTTATCGCTGAAACTTTAtctcatttttttaatatttaaataaatagtcaaattaATCATGCTACACCTATCAAATTGAAACAGAAGAATTTTGGGATTGAATAATATTAAGAAAGTACATCTTTCGGCAGCAAAGTCAGAAGAAGACTCTTTGGGGTACCGACGTAAgcaaattattttcaaataaaagtgtTTTCAATTCAATTTACTTCTAAGCCCTAGTTGGGTTTTAGGTATCTCCATCCGTAAATCCGTAAATAGTATTTTACgcgattttttttgttttgaaggtGTATAATGTAGATATATTTAGAGTATGTATAAATTTTCATATGTTATAAATTTTCAGTAAATTTTAAATAGTTTATAGTATTAAAAATTAGATTCAAATATAATGCTTTTCACGCACATAAAAAATATTAGTTACGCATGCAATAATATATTTGAACTTGATTTTTgctattgtaaattattcaaaattttctaaaaatttgcaaaatgatctaaatagctataatatacacggtcataaaaaaaattatgccgAAAATTATTCACGGATTAAAAACACTGAGAGTCTCACCGTTAGAGTTTAAAGTGTAATGGCTGAAATATAACTCAACGGTGTTCAAAGTAAATGATATCATTGTCAAAGATTCATTTTACTTCTGTAACATTTAGAAAAATGTAATTTACTTATAATTGACGGATTATGACCATCGAACGAATTAGGTgaattgatatatattttttgtcatttttgttttcttgtttaTAAATTTTTTGGTTGAAAAGATGTGGTCGGAGTTTGATGAGATTACGAACTTCTGAAAAcgtatctatttatatatatatatatatatatttatgtagaCACGATAGTTATcatgataattaaataaacaaataatggAAGCAAAATTAGTTTGGGTCATTGATGGGAATTGGTGGCCAAAATAGGTTGGACCAGTAGTGATTTCTATGTATTTGACTTTGTTTTCATATATGTAATAATTGGGTATTACTTAGCTTTCAGTGTGtagtttaatattatttatttacactttgttttttcatattatacaaataaataaaaaggtgGGTTTTGGTTCCTGTCCCATTAGAAGCTGTGCATAAATTGCATTTCTCCTAAGTATTAAATGGAACACAACTTAATTATGGGACGGTGTTTCTAGTTAATTACCATTATCATCGATTGTACTGTTATTCAATGTTTTATACCATTCCGCTTAATACATGTGAATGTGATAAGATAAGAAACTTTTGGGAGATTCTTCCTTGGGTGACTGACTGGTTCCCCATTTGGAGTATTGGCCGGTTCGGTTCCATTATATTATAAAAAGTTTTCTttaatttcaaatatttctcttccTTTTATTATGTTGTGACAAATAATGAAAATAGATACTTCATCCTATCCTACTACTGACGAGTCTCTATCTCAAAATATGGCTAAAGAAACATCATCCACAAGCTCGGCAAGTTCTAGTACTCCTATAATATTACCCTTGTCACTTACACATTCCCCATCTTTCCGTAAATCCACAGCCAATAAACTTGATTTTCTTTACGAACTATCATATGTTCCTGAAGGAAACAAGATTGCCAACAACAACTTTCCCTTGATCAACCCGTACCAAATATTTCCAAAATCCATCACTCCTTTTACCCGTTCCATTAAATCACTTATCAAACCATCCTATAAAGCCCCAAAAGAATATATCCAAGCCTCTAAATTCAGTGAGTGCCAATTAAGACCTACTCCTGAGGTCCAATTTGTCACTTTACAAATCCCTCCTGAGTTTATTCCCGAGTGGATTGCCAAGGATTCACCCACATACACTTTGGTGCCATTCGCTTAGCTATTTCTCTTCATACCCGAAAGGGCCTTCCAATCGGCTGCCGAATGGGTCTGCTTGACACCCGAATGAGGAAATACCAACATGCAAGCATTGCCACCATAGAGACTACATTAAACGCAGGAACAGTAATAACTACACTGTTTCCTAACTTTAATATGTCTCTCAAGGACAACCGCTTAACTGATGCTTTTAAAGTAGAGGTCCAACTCTCTGGAATTGACCAAGATCTCACCTCCATTGGAGCTACCCTTCACTACCAGATGGCGTACAGACTCCAAGATCACGCTCTAGATCTTTCCTTGCCAACAGCTGACGAAGCATTACTGGTCACAGTGGACTCTACCCAAGTTCCAATATGCACTCATATTCCAAGGCAAATCTCTACAGATGATCTTATGAAGATTTTGCCTAGTTCATGGATAACAAATTATGAGATGCTCCATCAACCTCAAAAAGCGGTCCAGACTCTTACTGAACCATCTTATCATAAACGAGAAGATGGCTCTGTCGAAATAATTTTTGACAGAACTCAAACCAAGGCTCCCAGTTGCTTTACCACCCAGTATATGATGACATCCGTCACACCAGCTGATGTGGAAATCCAGTCTTTCGATTCTCAAGGCAGTCCTATTTATGCTTTTGAATCTTCAGATGGACATAAGTATTGGGATGTTTGCGACTGCAAAAGTTGCCTAAGATCAGAAGAATACCTTCCAAAGCCAAAGCAACGTCTGAGCTCGGGAAAACGACTTAAGCAGCGGCTAATTCAAGGAGAAAAGGAAATAGGATTGTTAGGCCAACCCTTTGGAAagtttgactatatagtcaaTTATTCTACTCCCAAAGGCTTACGTGACTCTCCTCCAGAACAACTGGATGGAACATTGAGCTTCCGCCCACGGGCTCCCAAGAGCCTCCACTTTCAGCTCCCCAAAAGAACATTTTGCCATGCTACAAAAAGGCGGCAAAATGGATGCAACATCATGGCGAAGCTTTTCCTGCTCAAAATCAGTTCCAACAAATTCCACAAGTATGTATGATGACTACCGTTGATTATGAGTCAGATTTTCCTCCACTTAAGAAGTTTGACGAGCAAGATGACCAAGGAACAGTCTTTCACCAACCAAAAGTTCAAAACCCTACATCCAGAAATGCAGACTGGACTCTTAAAAAGATATCTCCGGCCGAAGAAGTTCTCAATTGGCAATCAGAAAACATGATTGTCCAAAACAAGGTCTTGAAACAAGTTGAGTTACAAAATACCAGAATAGAGACGGCAGTAAAACAATCCCAGAATACTGTCATTGACAAACTCACTACAAAGATCCAACAAACTCATGAAGAACTTCTAGCTATCATCAAAGCAAACTCAGTTCCGATGCCAGTATTTCTAGCCAAAGAAGCTGAGATGAAGAGCCTCAAAACCCAATATGAATCCCTCAAGAACAGGTTCTGCCAACAAGAACCAACAACGGCACCTTCAACCAGCTACTTGGGAACTTCGTCCCCATTCGGGATGGCTACGACGCCAGTCCCTTGGAAGTTTGCTACAATACCAAAAACCTCTCAGCCTTTTTCTATTACCAGATCTGTACAAGAAGACTCTGTTGTAAGATTGAGGCGCATGCTTGATGAAAACCAACAACAGAAGTTAACAAAGGGAAAGAAAAAAGAATCACCAAGCCAAATGACAGATGAACCCAAACAACTTATGGTTCATCCAGCCGCAAACCCTTTGTCACAAATGATTCGCCATACAAGCACTCTCCACATCGCAGATAGTGAAACGGACTCAACGGACTCAGAGGGACAAAGTTCTTCGACTAGTTCAGACAATTCTCCGGGTGACTGGTCTGAAGAAATAAGCTCAACTTCTGAGGATTCCATACTGAGTGACTCCGGAAGCTTATCCAGTAAAACTTTGTCTAGCGATGACGATGAAACATTTCCACATCTGATGGTGCAACCAGCTGAATCAAACTCACAGACCGAACCAATTATCACAAGCGAAGACGAAAGTGGAAATGAATCAACAACACCACATGTTC from the Humulus lupulus chromosome X, drHumLupu1.1, whole genome shotgun sequence genome contains:
- the LOC133805166 gene encoding 7-deoxyloganetin glucosyltransferase-like, with amino-acid sequence MGSISLLEKPHAVCIPFPAQGHINPMLKLAKLLHSRGFHITFVNTEFNHKRLLKARGPNSLDGLPSFQFETIPDGLPPTDVDATQDIPALCYSTPRHSLVPFKNLLAKLNSSPVVPPVTCVVSDGVMSFTLDAAEELGIPEVLFWTTSACGFMGYVHYKGLIERGLTPLKDESYLTNGYLNTPLDWIPGMKNIRLRDIPTFIRTTDPNDNMIKFILTEIERVQKASAVILNTFYDLEHDVLDSLKTILAPPVYSIGSLSLLANQIPSTIPNSVGSNLWKEDLTCLDWLDSKEPNSVVYVNFGSITVMTPAQLIEFAWGLANSNKTFLWVIRPDLVAGETAVLTPEFATATENRSLLTSWCPQEQVLNHKAVGGFLTHSGWNSTLESICGGVPMLCWPFFAEQQTNCRYSCEEWGIGMEIESDAKRDEIQRLVIELMDGEKGEAMKKKAQWWRNMAFEATSAGSGSSFANFEKVVQHLLQTQALTD